A single Actinomadura algeriensis DNA region contains:
- a CDS encoding NADH-quinone oxidoreductase subunit A, with the protein MPNYFDSYALVMALLLVGGGIVAGGLAANRMLRPHRPTAEKLMTYECGVDPVGEGWAHSYVRYYVFAYLYVVFAVDAVFLFPWATVFDAPGYGFTTLGEMFVFLAFLATGLAYAAKKGVLSWA; encoded by the coding sequence GTGCCTAACTATTTCGACTCATATGCGCTCGTCATGGCGCTGCTCCTGGTGGGCGGCGGCATCGTCGCCGGTGGACTCGCGGCGAACCGCATGTTGCGCCCGCATCGTCCCACGGCAGAGAAGCTCATGACGTACGAGTGCGGCGTCGACCCGGTCGGTGAGGGATGGGCGCACTCCTACGTGCGGTACTACGTGTTCGCCTACCTGTACGTCGTGTTCGCCGTGGACGCGGTGTTCCTGTTCCCATGGGCGACCGTCTTCGACGCCCCAGGTTACGGCTTCACCACGCTCGGCGAGATGTTCGTCTTCCTGGCCTTCCTCGCCACCGGCCTCGCCTACGCGGCGAAGAAGGGCGTCCTGTCCTGGGCCTGA